One Candidatus Neomarinimicrobiota bacterium genomic window, TTCAACGGAATCATACGGCTAATCTCCGCCACAAAAAAACAGGAGGCAATATGAAGCGCATCATTACACCGCCTACAGGTACCAAATTGCATTGTAAAGGTTGGCATCAGGAAGCTGCTTATCGCATGATACAACATAACCTGAGNNNNNNNNNNNNNNNNNNNNNNNNNNNNNNNNNNNNNNNNNNNNNNNNNNNNNNNNNNNNNNNNNNNNNNNNNNNNNNNNNNNNNNNNNNNNNNNNNNNNCTAATCTCCGCCACAAAAAAACAGGAGGCAATATGAAGCGCATCATTACACCGCCTACAGGTACCAAATTGCATTGTAAAGGTTGGCATCAGGAAGCTGCTTATCGCATGATACAACATAACCTGAGTCCTGATGTTGCTGAAAATCCAGACGAGTTGATCGTCTATGGTGGTTACGGCAAAGCTGCTCGGAACTGGGAAGCCTTTGATGCCATTCTAAGATCCTTGAAAGATCTGGAGAATGATGAAACCTTGATGATTCAATCCGGTAAACCGGTGGCCGTGTTCAAAACCCACGAACAAGCCCCACGTGTTCTCATCAGCAACTCGATGCTGGTTCCCAACTGGGCAAACTGGGAACACTTCAATGAACTAGACAAAAAAGGTTTGATGATGTACGGTCAAATGACCGCAGGCAGTTGGATCTATATTGGTACCCAGGGTATCCTGCAAGGTACCTACGAAACCCTTGCATCCCTGGCAAAACAGCATGGTTGGAGTGATTTGCGCAGCAAGGTTGTTGTAACTGCTGGTCTTGGTGGAATGGGCGGTGCCCAACCTCTGGCTGTGACCATGAATAATGGGATCGCGCTGGTCATCGAGATCGATCCAAGTCGCATTCAGCGTCGATTGGAAACCCGATATCTGGATCGCTCGACCAAAAATCTTGCTGAAGCTCTGAAGTGGATCAAAACGGCTAGAACTGATGGGCAGGCACTAAGTGTCGGTTTGGAAGGAAATGCAGCAGATATTCTCCCTGAACTGATCTCACGCGGATTTATACCCGAGGTGGTCACTGATCAAACTTCTGCTCATGATGAATTACGCGGGTATTACCCTCACGGTATCAGTTTTGATGAGGCGAATGCTCTACGAGAATCTGATCCTGATAAGTACATCAAGCTGAGTTATCAGTCTATGGCGCGTCATGTTGAAGCCATGCTGGCTTTTCAAAAAGCTGGCTCCATCGTTTTTGATTATGGTAATAATATACGGGCTCAAGCTAAAAAAGCTGGCGTACAGAATGCTTTCGATTTTAAAGGATTTGTTCCAGAGTATATCCGCCCACTTTTTTGTGAAGGCAAAGGTCCTTTTCGTTGGGTTGCTCTTTCAGGCGATCCCCAGGATATCTATAGAACCGATGAGCTGGTAAAAGAGCTGTTTCCTGAAGATGAAGCGTTGATTCGCTGGATCAATTTAGCTCATGATCAGGTTGAATTTCAAGGGCTACCCAGCCGAATCTGTTGGTTAGGATACGGTGAAAGAGCCAAGCTGGGGTTGGCCATGAATGAATTGGTACGCAAAGGCGAGATATCAGCACCCCTGGTGATTGGACGTGATCATCTTGATTCCGGATCAGTCGCTTCACCCAACCGTGAGACCGAAGCCATGAAAGATGGCTCTGATGCAGTGGCCGACTGGCCTATCCTCAATGCGTTGGTGAACGCAGTTGGCGGTGCCAGTTGGATTTCAGTGCATCACGGAGGCGGAGTCGGTATGGGTTATGCAATTCATGCCGGGATGGTTATAGTAGCTGATGGCTCAAAGGAAATGGATGAACGTTTACAACGTGTGCTGACCACTGACCCCGGAATGGGTATTGCCCGGCATGCTGATGCTGGATACGAGTTGGCTATTGAAATAGCCGATGAGCGTGATGTGAAATTGCCCATGATCAATGGATAGTATCTAAGGATTTGACCATGAATTCCAAACGTATCAAAGGCATCACCAATATTGGCCAATGGGCTTCATGGAACCCTGCTACGAAAAAAATGGAAGTGGGGGAGGGCGGAACCTGGCTCATAGAGGGCGACTGCTTTGTAGAATACCGTTCGAAGTCTTACACTGATCCTGATTTTTTGGATGCAAAAAATAAATTGGTTACACCTGGACTGATCGACCCTCATACACACCCAGCTTTCGCCGCCACCCGTGAGTTGGAATTCGAGATGCGCTCCCAGGGGAAAAGCTACCAGGAAATTGCTGAAGCAGGTGGTGGAATTCGTAACTCGGTTCGAAAACTACGTGATATCTCTGAATCTGAACTGACTGGATGTGTAAAGCAGAGACTCGATCTGATGTTGGCGCATGGAACCACTACTGTCGAGTGCAAGAGCGGTTATGGACTCTCAACAGAGGCTGAAATAAAATCTTTGCGTGCCATCCGCACTGCTTCTAAAGAATCGTCCATTCAGACCTTTTCCACTTTATTGGGAGCTCACGAAATACCTGATGAATACCGCCAAGATCGTAAGAGCTATATCAGATTGATCATTGATGAGATGATTCCCCAGGTAGCTGCAGAGGGCCTGGCAGACTTTTGTGATGTTTTCTGCGAAGAGGGAGTCTATACCACCAGCGAAACTCAGCAGATTCTGGAGGCGGCTCAAAAGTCTGGAATGCTTTTGAGATTTCACGCGGATGAGTTTGTTTCCACTGGCGGTGCTGAGTTGGCTGCCCAGATGGGCGCACTTTCAGCCGATCATCTTATGGCCATCTCAGATGAAGGGATCAAAGCACTGGCTAATTCGGGTACAGTGGCTACCCTTTTACCGGGAACTACTTTCTTTTTGGGGAGCAACACCTGGGCACCTGCCAGGAAGATGTTGGATTCCGGTGTAGTACTGGCTTTGGCTACGGATTTCAATCCTGGTAGTAACATGAGTCTCTCCATGCCTTTCATCATGACCCTGGCAGTGATTTACTTGCATCTGACGCCTCTTGAAGCCCTCCAGGCAGCCACCTATGGCGCCGCAAGATCACTGGGTATCTCAGGATCACGGGGCGCGATACAGTCCGGTTATCAAGCTGATGCTGTGATCTGGGATCTGGATAATTATCGTCAACTACCCTATTTCTATGGTGTCGATCACGTTAGGAATGTGGTGATTGCAGGTGAACGCGTAACTCCCTGATGTACCCGATCTAGAACTGGTGAGAGATGTCTAATTATTGAATCTGAAGATAATGCTGTTCAGGTTTGGTGGTAAAGACAAGGCATGCCTTGTCTCTACCAACCCCCCAACCCCCAAACATCCAAAACCTCCCAACCTCCAACCTGTCGCGGCGTAGTTCTGTAGGAACGAAGACGGAACTCCTAAACCATATCGCTTGATTCGGCTCAGGCAAAACGTATATTGCCCAATCGAAATATTTGACTGAATTGGAGGAAATATCTGTGAATCTCAAGAGACTGATCTTAATCATACTTAGTTTAATTCTCATATCTTCATTTGGCTATGGCCAAGGCAGTGCCGCCATGTATCAAGAAGCGCAAAAGATCTTCAAGAGTTATCGTTATCAGGTTGACTATGCTGATTTTCAGATAAAGACCTATCAGGAAAATGGACAAACCATTCTTCAATTATTAGTGATCGTGAAATCGGGTCGGAATCGCTTTGATGAAGCTTTATTGGTATCTTTTGCAGCCAGTGGTGCAGCGATCAAGAAAACCAACACAAGGGTTGATCAAGTAAGTGTTGTGGTGAAAGTACAGTACAAGGATGAAGTTTCCATTGCTGCCACAGCTGATGCTAGTGATGTCATTTCTCTTTATGAAGAAAAAATGGGTGTCTCAACTTTTATGGGGCGTCTTACCTGGTATTAAATAAAATTATGTTCATTATGATGTTTAAAAAGCGAGGATTTGATCCTCGCTTTTTGTAAATAATTAATTTGGAGTATTCATGCATCCACACACTAAATATTCATTCATTTTTACACTGGTAATACTGCTGGTTCTGGGGAGTTGTGCCGTGTTACTGGGTCCCAATATCAAGCCGGGTGTAGAACTGTTTGCCGCAGGGGATTACTCCGGTGCTCTTAAACATTATGAGACAATCATTGAAGCAGATCAAGCCAATGCCAAAGTTTATCGTTTGGCTTATGAGAGTGCTTTCAAATCGGGAAAACGAGTGACGGCAGCCAAATATTACAAATCAGCCCTGGAAGTAGGCTATGCAGCGGATTCTTTGCGTTCGCTCGCCACTGACCTTTGGTACGATCGTGCCTTAATGGTCATGGGTCGTAATGATTGGAAAGCTGCCCGAAAAGCAGCTGAACAGATTGCCTGGTTGGCACCTGATTCCCAAAAGGATAAATTTTGTGCTAACATTTTGGCAGGTAAAAAAAAATACGATCGCGGGGCTCACAAAGGACTCTGGGATGCCATTCTTGACTATAACAAAGCAGCTAATTATGATCCCTCATCTGGATTACCACATTTTCTAATGGGTCAAGCTCGCTACAAGAATGACCGCAATGATTTTGATGCAGCGTTGGAGGATTATTATCAGGCTGTTAAAATTGAGCCTAATGGATATTTTAGTGATCGAGCTCGGGCTGATATTAAAAAGATCGAAGCCATCAAGAAAAAAATGAAAGCCTTCTGGGGAAAATAGCGAGATCGAGTTTTATTGTCTCCTGATCAATCGTTGAATACGGTATAATACCCTTTTCAGTTCCATCTGCCTGGTAGAGTTGTCATTGCCAGTACCTTTGGACGTAGCAATCTCCAAAATTATGGTAGGCTTCAGAGATCGCCGCGCGTTGCTCGCGAAGACACATAACGCGCGGAGTGGGT contains:
- the hutU gene encoding urocanate hydratase, with translation MKRIITPPTGTKLHCKGWHQEAAYRMIQHNLSPDVAENPDELIVYGGYGKAARNWEAFDAILRSLKDLENDETLMIQSGKPVAVFKTHEQAPRVLISNSMLVPNWANWEHFNELDKKGLMMYGQMTAGSWIYIGTQGILQGTYETLASLAKQHGWSDLRSKVVVTAGLGGMGGAQPLAVTMNNGIALVIEIDPSRIQRRLETRYLDRSTKNLAEALKWIKTARTDGQALSVGLEGNAADILPELISRGFIPEVVTDQTSAHDELRGYYPHGISFDEANALRESDPDKYIKLSYQSMARHVEAMLAFQKAGSIVFDYGNNIRAQAKKAGVQNAFDFKGFVPEYIRPLFCEGKGPFRWVALSGDPQDIYRTDELVKELFPEDEALIRWINLAHDQVEFQGLPSRICWLGYGERAKLGLAMNELVRKGEISAPLVIGRDHLDSGSVASPNRETEAMKDGSDAVADWPILNALVNAVGGASWISVHHGGGVGMGYAIHAGMVIVADGSKEMDERLQRVLTTDPGMGIARHADAGYELAIEIADERDVKLPMING
- the hutI gene encoding imidazolonepropionase — encoded protein: MNSKRIKGITNIGQWASWNPATKKMEVGEGGTWLIEGDCFVEYRSKSYTDPDFLDAKNKLVTPGLIDPHTHPAFAATRELEFEMRSQGKSYQEIAEAGGGIRNSVRKLRDISESELTGCVKQRLDLMLAHGTTTVECKSGYGLSTEAEIKSLRAIRTASKESSIQTFSTLLGAHEIPDEYRQDRKSYIRLIIDEMIPQVAAEGLADFCDVFCEEGVYTTSETQQILEAAQKSGMLLRFHADEFVSTGGAELAAQMGALSADHLMAISDEGIKALANSGTVATLLPGTTFFLGSNTWAPARKMLDSGVVLALATDFNPGSNMSLSMPFIMTLAVIYLHLTPLEALQAATYGAARSLGISGSRGAIQSGYQADAVIWDLDNYRQLPYFYGVDHVRNVVIAGERVTP